The Leptidea sinapis chromosome 10, ilLepSina1.1, whole genome shotgun sequence sequence cctgtgattcctctgttgttatAGGAgtgtgtgggcggcggtgattacttaacatcaggtgacccgtatgctcgtttgtcctcctcttcatattcaaaaaaatcatatatCATTATATGCTATGATGTTTCTTTGCACAAAATTACATTATTGTTTATCGgtttaaagggcgccgtagctagtgacaatataataacttttagtTAAACAGAAGTATATACATGTTTTTTATAATTCCTATAAACAGAACTCGTAGGTACGAGGTGAAATAACATGGTTAATGAGACCTAATATACAGCGGTAACGGATGTACAAAGAAAGTAAATCtactatttaattatgtttacatacttaattaaaactttgattACATCTGATATTGTGttgtattatgaaatattaatactagTTATTTTAGTCTAGTTGAATAAACTACATTTTGGTTTAGTCGTAAAACCATATACTTATGTCATAAATAACGACTACTCGTACCTAACACGTGCTTGAAGAtaatacccccttattcataatagtctgctaacttaaagcattgctaattctcactctgtcttcttctattgacctaagtcagaatgagaaaaaacactccttagcggctgtttaaagtcaGCGGAcctttatgaataagggggataagcCATAATCATTTGTCATCAACATTTCAGGTTAAAATTCTTCAAGAGGAAAAAATGACGTTACTGAGCGAAGTTAACAGGCTAACAGCTTCTCGGGATACTGATGATGACGTCATTGAAGAGCGGGACCTCGGCGTAGGTGGGACGTCGCTGGGCCCAGCGCACGAGGGCACTCTACGTTATAGCAACATGAGAGCACAGCTGAATGCTCTCAAAGATGAGCTGGATAAGGTGGAACAGCAACGCGATGACCAGAGAGTGAGGGCAGACGCGGTTGAGAGAGAACTCGCGATTGTCAAGTTAAGGAACGAAGAGTTGCAGGTTTGTTGgaccaatttaattattattatattaattttaagtaaaaagaTTTGAGTGCAAATTACTAACGATTCTGTCTATTTgctcattattaattttaatgttgggTGTACCAGTTGCTACTTTTTTAACTTGATGCCGAGTACCTATAACcatatatttcgttttttttttaatttaatagcaATCCATTGGATTTCGACCTGTCAAAGTTCCGGTTAAGGTCTgagataattttattgaaagctTCCTTATCATATGGCTTGAAAGACAGGTAAATTTgtatgtcatcagcaaacatatgaaatttaaaatatttaatatgttgaACCGCGTCCGCTGTGTACAGAGTAAATAATAAGGGACCTAGGATAGACCCCTGAGAAACCCCTTTTTTAATTGGGAGAGGCCGCGAAGTGTTCACATTTCCGTCATGGTTAGTAATTTCAACGAATTGATGTCTGTCATGTAAGTAGTTCGAAAACCACCGCAAAATTCTACGCGATAGAATCGCTATTTAGCAAAGAGAAGATCGAAATTAATGGAATCGAATGCTCTGGAAAAATCTAATAGAACCAAAACAGTAGCTTCCCCTGCTTCTTGTGAAGAGAGTATATCGTCTATTACATTTATTAGGGCTGTAGTTGTGCTGTGTTGTTTCCTAAAATGACTATAATTTAGgtagaatattgtttttttctaaataggTCATAAGTTGACTGTACAATCTTCTCCAAAATTTTGGAAGCACAAGGCAAAATACTAATGGGTCGTAATTCGATAATTTCGAGCGGGTAGGTTTTTTTGGGGATAGGCCTAACTTGAGCATTACGCCAAATATCCGGAAATATATCTGAAgcaattgatttattaattaatttgctatgtggacttacggccgttcccaatattcagtctatctcttacttcagataaaaatcgtaactttcGTTGACTTTACAGTCCCAATAAACTCATCGTCGGTAACTCACctaatccgtacacgctgtctgtcaatgggacgacgtttATCTTACtagcaatagaagtttgtatggaaattgcaattcacgcgttccaatacaaggcgataagaatgacttatcgggtatattgggacagcttcagattattggcagctaattactgacagtagaaggaaCTTATTTATcgctatctgtagatagtatattgagaacggccgttagtgcaCAAAGAAGAGATAACAGCAGCATATTCATTGAGACTCCATCGGGACCAACTGCGTTTGAATGCAATTTTCGTAAGGGATTATCAACTTCAACCTCTGTTACAGGTTGAATAGTAAAAGAATAAGATCCGAATCTGTTCATATTGAACGAATCTATGTATGTCCGAGATATCCTCCTGGAAcggttaaaaaatattgattatgaTGATATTTtgaactttaatttttattactgaAACATTACATATGCAagcaatattattttgaactgcaataataaccgtcgacaagagaagtatgatgtaataattattattagtattgaaAGATTGatgaattattgtaattatgcTATACTTAATTCACCTTACTCATATACCGCGTATtgaaggtataaagctatagTCGTTTAAGCCAgtgggcgcctatttctgccgtgaagcagcaatgtgtaagcattactgtgtttcggtctgaagggcgtcgtagctagtgaaattactgggcaaatgaggcttaacatcgtatgtctcaaggtgacgagcgcaattgtagtgccgctcagaatttttgggttttttgagaatcctgagcggtgctgcattgtaatgggcatggcgtatcaattactatcagctgaaagtcctgctcgtctcgtcccttagtgtcataaaaaaaattggtatccTATCGaaccttatttattattatttaactatatttttatttatttataagcgtTTTTATCGAGATTTTGTCTCTGAAAATAGACAACTCACATTGCCAAAAAGTTGCGAAACagataaaatgtcaaaaatgttatGGTTTCAGATCATGTTGGATTCAATTTCGCGGTATATAGTTGTATACCGCGGACTGGCTTCGAAAATCATATAAACACGAAACAGCTGATCGATGACGGCCATTTTTTTTGCTATTGAGAGCTTAAAATAGGTTCATAGAAGGGTCCAAGCTTCTTATGAAGGTCACATCAACTTTACCAGagagattatgattattatgcgattattaataccatttttaacaactttttaaatctccttaaataaatcattatgaataagaacTAATAtcactattatttattgaataacaGATGGCTGGTTTAGAGAACGTAGCTTTAAAGGATGAGCTGGACGCGCTTCGAGAGACTGCAGCGAAGGCAGCGGCGCTGGAGGCCTCTGTAGCTTCCTACAAGAAGAGAATGGAGGAGCACGTAGACTTGAGGAGACAGGTGAGAGTGCTCTGATCAGCTTCTGCTGTCTGTTCCGTATGTAAATGGTAACCATTGGgtaccactgacctgtataaataccacaggacaggctgttccatatgtttgacagcaaattttttgcgCCCTCTTGCGCACTCGCGAGCttccagagaacaaattttgacgtataatacaaatggctgctaaggaacgtacaatactctgaagtatttttacattttgaattaattttgttcgtTTACCGTCTTATACTTCATGAatgaacgtaataaagtacttttttttttgtaaatagcttcccaccatctatgttgtGCACTAGGTTGTCATCCTAGTGATGATTTTAGTACTGCAGACTGTCGCTATATGGCCAACatcgccaaaatggcgaatatcaaacaagcacaaaagcactttgacagccagtCCAAGTGGACTGGCTGTCAAATGTATAATGTAAATGTATAATCCACTGGACAAGTGTCCAGTGGattatagtagaggtcagtgttggGTACCCTATTACTACGACGCAGCTGTGCTTGCTTTCGAACGTCTGTTAGGCAGTGATCGAAATAGTTACGACATCTGAAGTACACAGAGTTCGTATTACTAGTGCCGCTGTGACAACAAATAAAACCAAGATGGCgggtatgtaaataaaaaaaaataattttacaaaagtattaattacTACCGGTTGTTGTAGCGGTGGGACACGGCTCTCAACACTACGAGGAATTACAGAAAAGTTATCTTGAATCAAATTCAAAAAGGGTCATGATACGCACCGCAGCTAACGATTGAACACTACGGTGAGAAACGAAAAAGGAGAAGAGGGGGTGACACATATTCATACAAAAAAGGATAAGAATCCTTTTTTGTAGGAATATGTGTCCGACATCGTATATTGCAGCGTTGTGCGTTACGATTGCGAgacaaaagttattttttatgtactttCCATCAAGTAAGCCACTTGCCACCTTTAATATAGAAAAAAGTGTGTTTGTACTTACTAACGCACTCAAAAAGTtctacttctttggcgtaacaaaactaaaatcttGAAAAAAGATATTCCTCCTGCtactttattattaagaatgaaGTAAATACAACCACTGAAAATATCCATTATAtagcataatttagttaaataacgtttatacaaaagatttgagttttctttagtgttatttccgccaatagttgtctttaaaaaattcgacacgtgttttgcctctacacgaggcatcctcaggacgtgttgtctcgccaaaatctatgCCAGatttacactaaagaaaactaaaaccATTTGtctaattatggatttccgcaaagtaacgcctacttcaataaattttaaataacgtttactcaaatatcattaattatttttatgcatgtagaaaagaaatgattttttttactttacaactcatgcaatatttattatctctttatttattttaattctcgTTCATTGGTTGTGCttcagtagacatattatgtgTTACAAGAGGCTTATTGTAGCTGagttatgatacaaatggtctagttgactaCCGTCAGGGTTTCGAATTTGGGTGTCGGATTCCGCGTGCATCgaaaaaattcactctgatttttttttattttcgcgccaaaggcatcaaaaatatttatttattcataatgacactctattgactttaaaataaatattaaaacataaatcacAGAtgtaactacataatattatattcctgAGGATTACATTCAGTATGCACACCATTCAAAGAATAATTACAACAACTtgtaaaagttataataaaaaaattaaataaaaatatattacgctCTGATTAAAAACTATGTATACTAACTTAGTAGTGTTTAGTTAGTGTAGCAAAACCTGCATGACATTATATTCCATGTTATTACTGAAAATTCACACGAGAATTGAATTATtgtgaactagctgacccggcaaacgttgttttgccatataaattgtattgatcttttgcttgctagttgataagagatggcgctagttgtattcattagtaacaatcacacttcttttatattttgtataattcacactatggttttataaattatagcctatttgttattctggtgtgtaagctatattattgtaaagtttcatcaaaatctattccgtagattttgcgttaaagaagttcaaacatacatccagacatacaaactttcacatttataatattagtaggataatatatattatgaatgtttttCTTCAATTATAAAGTCCTTTTATTAGAATGTAAGTCATCGATAGTGCGATTGGCTTTTAATTAATAAGCAACAAGGAAAAAATTATGGGGAAAGAATAggagattttacaacgagtgcacaaaacgaaccatttttataaaaaggttttgtggacgagttataaactctgcttttcatttcgattgcgaggaaataaaatagtagtataacatggacatttttaacaatcttagcaaatttgaagaaataaataaacgcacgaaaaaacaattcctgtttcccgccgcttttttttaaattaaaaaacacatgaggcaaataaattaaaattaaatattgaaaaataacaaattctatctctgaactttttattgtgtttggctgtatggctcattttctttgccttaattgagatacatttatgagtagatacgtttATGCActtctgcacaaaaatcgattttgtccAGCCTATATCGTGTACAAagaagcaatttcagagcatgagaagtgaataAGTAATTTTCTTCATAACATAATAAGATAATACTAAGTATGTTGCCAATATTCTAGTGAATATTTCTTACGCATGATTAAATCCAGCTTTAATgaaatgatttaattacaataatcgtttaCAATTAGATGTTAATGCAATAAATCACTGTGACACGGTAAGAGAGTAATTCGTTTTCTCACGATTGTGTGATTTCTAACTGCAAATCACTGATTGATTgtagtattaatatttatgaataatacGTATGCCGAGAAATACCCGCACGTTTGAGTCATTGGTCAAAATGCTACATACatacagtaattaaattaaataaacttttaacaaAAACTATCATAAGTTCCTAATCAAAACATGCGAGTTCTCTGTAGTATGTGGGactaaaaaaatgaataataaaggAATAATTTATCAATAGAATCTGTTGTGTGATTTCACTTGTcaacactttttaaatttatttatttatttcacacgtAAAAACTTTCATTTCTCACCATTACACATAAACTCACACAATTAATTGTGCACTACAAAGAGACTACCAATAAGAATTCCCCTGTGAATTTACCCTTATGTGAACTTTTTATGGTCCTTCGAACCTGATTTGAGTCCATGACCCATAGATTCACCTCACCTGTGGGCACAATTCCCTCCAGCATTAGCTATTATcataaataagtataattgattttggatatatattttaatttcagaaaaatttattatttaaaaaaatatatatataatatgatttccGATGCAGGTGAAATTGCTGGAGAGAGCGAACACAGAGCACGTGCAGCGTACGATAGAGTACGAACAAGCTGCCGCGCGCGCCAACACTTTGAAGTCACAATTAGATATTTATAAGAAACaggtatttttttactatttttaagtGATCCCCATATTTCTGGATTGTTTTTTAACCCTacataagttaaaaaaatcGTATTGATTTGAGGAGTGACACTCTAGTCAATTACATACGTACCATTTTGTTTAGTCTCAAGAGATACAATTTGAAGTTAACTAATTAAAGTTACTTATTAACGTTTGATTAATTGAAGTaagtcttggaaaaaatatggactatattaaatattctgTTCTCTTCTTATTTGAAGAATAGAATTTTTTAACAGGCTCCAGCTAGCTAcaaattttttttcgttattttgaTTTTACATTGTTTTGCGAATTAGTTCGTATTCAAAGagttagaattaaaaaaaattgtattttaggTGATCGATTTAAATGAGAAATTGGATGCAGAAGTGACCAAGGCTGACAAACTTGAGATTGATAACAAGAATCTCAGCAGCAAGGTTGCCTCGCTGCAGAGGGAGAGAGACACTCTCCTGCAAGAGAGGGAGACATTGAAGGAGACGGTTGATGAGCTGAAGTGTTCTAGAAGTACTCAAGGTTCGTGAGTTCATGCTgatgtttttaatatatatttaggatCGAAATGGTACTGAAAATATCTCGAGATAGAGAATAATAAACTACTTAATACTAACTAAATAATATgaacatagttttattatatattatttatagttagCGACAGAATTGAGAGATTTGTTATGAACCAATTTAACTTGCGCTGTGCTGAAATGTAGTTGaacttaatgtaaaataataatgtaacgtatgtattataattaaatattttggctTTTCAGGTGGTACAGAGGATAATGTCTCAAAAGAATTGATACCGAACGATATGAAGGAGCGCCTAATAAGACTAGAACACGAAAATAAGCTGCTGAGAGAGAATCAGGGTGCATCTTCTGATCAGGCTGATGTGCAGGTTTGCGACACACATATTTCTTGTTTTCTGTAGAGTTTTGTGGTTGatgaaaataataacttattgaGCACTACTCATAGTGGCTAAGCTTCTAGGCTTTGGTCTGGGTCATCCGTGTATGTGGGGGGTACTAGAAAAATTGGAGCATAACTGGATGAAACGTTCTTAAAATGAAACATAATTACACCAAGTTATcgagtacaaaataaatatgatacATATATACGGGGTGTTATAAAATCCCCTACTGTACCTTAACTTTAGGCGTATATTGGTATCGATTAGTGAGAATTTAATATAccttatacatatttattttcaggaAATAAGATCATTAAAGAAagggaaaaaattaaataataacatacccgattattaaactttaatcaCCTCTTGCTGCCGACATTTTGATTTTTCCCCGAccacacacccatttcattcTTGTTATCTGCATAGGGCGCACGGGCTGCGGGCGGCTAGCGACTAGCGCGCATAGTTTGCACTCAATCCTCTGATTAGTTTGACCTTTGTTAAACATCGAATATTTTGGTTTTAAAAACACTTTGTTCATCGTTATGTCTATTTACTGAGCGTCTCTCAACTGCGGTTGAGACCTGAGGGTTGTGCTCGACGAGACCACCACCAACATACATTTTGTGCAAAATTTCACGAGATTGGCACAGAACCGTTGTAGCACTGTCGTATTATACTCAATGGTATTGAAAACTGTTAACCAACCCGGCTCTCATTTCCTCCTTAGTGTCGCAACGCGTAAAAGTCGAGCGCCATGACGTCAGGAGACAGAACTGAAGACGTCGCCCGATCCGACGAGTTCCGTACTCTCTCTGGAGATATAAGCGATCGGCGCGCGAAAAATGTGGCGCAGCCTCGTCATGTTCGAATCACATTTGCCTAAAAATAGGTAGCCTCAGCTCGTCCAACTGTTCACTCAGCTCCACACGCAGAAATCTAAAATAATTCGGCCGGTTCATCTTGTGACCGGCAATTCAAGACAGAGCAGAAGTGCAAAACATTAATCATTTTCCCTGCGAGCTGCGGCGTAGTAACAATAATTAGACATACAAAAGGTGTGTCAACAGTTTCCTTTTATATTGAATACGTACGGAACCTTACATATTAGTTTTGCCAACAGGGTCTTCTAGTGGACTACGTAGCTCGCCTGGAGAAGCTGAGAGCAGCCAACCGCGAAGCCAACCAGAAGATAATGGAACTGGAGTCGAACAGAGATGCGCCTCATCCCAGATTGGCGTCTGCAATGGAAGACAATCAACGGAAATGTTCGTACATTTGTCCATCTTTCTCTTGCGTTACTCATTCTTATCCACACTGTTATAAGCACATGAGGCTTAACATCAGGTGGGGCATCTGCTCGTCTATCCCTAAATCTTTCTCATCTCATAGAAGTCATGataaaaaagcaaaagaaaTGTTATGTTAGTATTGGTGCACTTCATCGAGTTATCTTCCTTATAGCCTATATATGACTAATAAAAGGCGCTTTAAAAAAAGTACATTAGCaaaatagattttatataaattcacaGCAGCCACTAGAGATTGTTTACGATATGTTATATTGATTACCAGtccaatgagcattcagtacCCCGCTCACTTCAGTTGGTTGACTGGATTGTTTGTCTCGccataatatataggtattacaATCAGAAGTAGCCACAAAGATGCGCCGATATTCTCAAATTGGCTGCCGCAGTGGAGCGCTTGATGCCGTACGACTATACAAACGGACACAAGCATATATGCACAAGTATTTGTGCGCAAGTATAGACATCGCCACGTTTAAAGACCATTGACAATGGCTCAGTGAGTCACAATTTATTGACCAAATTAGCGGTAAAATAAGGAGTGGAGCGTCGCATTTCAGTGGCACCGACAGAGACGTCGGTGCTAGAACATACAGTCCCGTACAAGAATTGGTAATGGGTGTTAGTTGATTATATTTGTTTGTGTGTGACTATATACATGCGCAAACCTAACTCCACCCCTTCCTCTCAGTGCTCTTTTAACATGTTGCGAACTAAACAAACCGAAAAATCTGTGTAATTAAATTAGGCTGTAATTGTGGTCTGCTAGGGTTTCAAATAGGCAACATTAAGTTGGTTTACtttttttcatgacaataagggacgagaccagcagggttttcagctgatggtatacgcccagcccattacaatgcagtaccgctcagcattcttgaaaaacccaaaaattctgtgcggtaCTAATTTTatcgctcgtctccttgagacataagatggtaagtctcgtttgcccagtaatttgactagtatcggcgcccttctgaccgaaacacaattatgcttagacattactgcttcacggcagaaataggcgccgttgtggtacccataatctagtcggcatcctgtgcaaaggagcctcccaaatCTTATTTGGTTTACTTGCAAgtgaatataaattttatttgtattgtaatCACATCACCataaaatatcttatatctttaagcgaccaattcttgtatatatatatatatataaaatctgaATATCAGAtgcggctccaacgattttcataacaTTTAGTAAACAAGGGTTTTCGAAAGCGATAAagcgatctagctaggtttcaattaaaaaaaaaattgtagttctatccgtgttttaatgagaaatagctgcaataacattagaatgcaAAAAGGTAAGTTGCGTCACTATATACACGGCTATATtatatacgagggctgcactaaaagtatcgggaatcagggaagtgacacaacaatactatttaaaaatgtatttattgcttttcgaagtattctccgcgaaatttgacacatttttccatacgatggaaccaatcattgaagcaactaTTCCATTCGGAaggttggggtctccaaaatggccgttttgtaggcgtccacagcttcttcaggtgatgaaaatctctgaccacgcaatttattctttattttagggaaagtatagaaatcattagggcttaggtcggggctgtacggcggatggtctaataattctatgttttcttgttctaaaaactcttttgttctgtgcgcggtgtgagaactcgcattttcgtgatggaggatgatgcggcggttgcagttctttttacggagttcagaaacgacctgtgacGAACAAATGCTGGCATACCATTCTTCATTAActgttctttgtccctcaagaggaatagtcgcaacatggccggttttggagacaaacgtggccaccatttttttttgcaacactccgtgaacgaataatttttgttggctttaactcatttttgaacacccaaactcgtgactggttttttgtttcgggttcgtacgcatatatccaggattcgtcacctgatacgatgtcgtatacagcatttgaggatcctgcgtggaatctttcgagagttctgacgcaccaagtaacgcgagccgctttttgctcttcatagagcaaatgcggtatccatcgggaaaacaactttttacacctaattgttcatgcaagattatttgtatttgactcatgccaatgtcttaagttgcctgaatttcgcggtatgtcactcAATCagttacgcacagcatcaacgttttctttggtgattgcagtttttggacgaccttgacggggatcatcact is a genomic window containing:
- the LOC126966580 gene encoding protein hook isoform X2 → MESTGVILCDSLIKWLQTLDLKAKHESPAELSDGVAIAEVLTQIAPEFFTPAWNSKIKTEVKQNWRLKVSNLKKILEGVVVYHQDVLNLSLQEFSRPDVVNIAENADAGDLGRLLQLVLSCAVNCSKKEEYITRIMNLELSCQRSIMQAIQELEDITLGANRGVVHTDVTSQDLADVDMKEVLAQRCHELDAQVKILQEEKMTLLSEVNRLTASRDTDDDVIEERDLGVGGTSLGPAHEGTLRYSNMRAQLNALKDELDKVEQQRDDQRVRADAVERELAIVKLRNEELQMAGLENVALKDELDALRETAAKAAALEASVASYKKRMEEHVDLRRQVKLLERANTEHVQRTIEYEQAAARANTLKSQLDIYKKQVIDLNEKLDAEVTKADKLEIDNKNLSSKVASLQRERDTLLQERETLKETVDELKCSRSTQGGTEDNVSKELIPNDMKERLIRLEHENKLLRENQGASSDQADVQGLLVDYVARLEKLRAANREANQKIMELESNRDAPHPRLASAMEDNQRKCGVG